From the genome of Cytobacillus firmus, one region includes:
- a CDS encoding GntR family transcriptional regulator: MKNKNITPIKRLSLRDEVYETLKKNIIQLDFEPGSRLHDKELAEDFGISRTPVREALKRLEDEGLVVSTPGSSTRVTPLNEDGASHAFPVAASLHALGARLGVPRLMPSDFARLEAANKNLEAAMKKQDILGAVKADEAFHEVYLSAADNPEIISALKRIMPKIQRLEIAQFGSLNGLKSVEQHKKIMEASRKGQEQLASRLVEENWLSLGGLLTGK, from the coding sequence CGAAACACTCAAGAAAAATATTATCCAGCTTGATTTTGAACCGGGTTCGCGCCTTCATGACAAAGAGCTTGCAGAAGACTTTGGGATCAGCCGCACTCCTGTCCGGGAAGCCTTAAAGAGGCTTGAGGATGAAGGGCTCGTTGTATCAACGCCCGGTTCCTCTACTCGTGTCACACCTCTAAATGAAGATGGTGCCAGCCACGCCTTTCCGGTGGCAGCTTCCCTGCATGCTTTAGGTGCCAGACTTGGCGTTCCCCGCTTAATGCCAAGTGATTTTGCAAGGCTTGAGGCAGCCAATAAAAATCTGGAGGCAGCCATGAAAAAACAGGATATTCTTGGTGCAGTAAAAGCAGATGAAGCCTTCCACGAGGTTTATCTTTCTGCTGCAGATAATCCCGAAATTATCTCAGCATTAAAGAGGATTATGCCCAAAATTCAGCGTCTGGAAATTGCTCAATTCGGATCTTTGAATGGGCTGAAATCTGTTGAGCAGCATAAAAAAATTATGGAAGCCAGCAGGAAAGGCCAGGAACAGCTGGCATCCAGGCTGGTGGAGGAAAATTGGCTGAGTCTTGGCGGGCTATTAACAGGGAAATGA